The Pseudomonas bijieensis DNA window TCGAAGCGTTAATTCCGCTTCCGCTTTCAAAAGGCGCCCAGTTCCTCACGGAGCTGGGCGTTTTTTTATGGGCAAAAGAATTGCTCTGTGACAACTTGCCACATTCGTAGAGCCCCTATACTACAAGGCTTGGCGGTTTGGCCGCTTGGTAATTACCTTGTCAGAATTGGGGCTTTTCATTACCATTCGGCAAAATTTTTATAAGTTCAGATTTTTACTTAGTAGACGCCTGATCTAACAGGCCACAAAGCTGATGGGAGAGGACTGAATGAGCAATGACGGCGTGAATGCAGGCCGGCGTCGCTTCCTGGTAGCAGCCACATCCGTGGTGGGTGCTGCAGGAGCGGTGGGGGCTGCGGTCCCGTTCGTGGGGTCATGGTTTCCCAGTGCCAAGGCGAAAGCTGCAGGTGCACCGGTGAAAGTGAATGTCAGCAAGATCGAGCCAGGCCAGCAGATGATTGCTGAGTGGCGCGGCCAGCCGGTGTTCATCGTCCGCCGTACAGAGGAAATCCTGGGGAATCTGAAAAAGATCGAGGGGCAGTTGTCCGACCCCACCTCCAAGAACTCGACGCAACCGACCTATGTCGATCCGGAGACACGTTCGATCAAGCCAGAAGTCCTGCTTCTGATCGGGATCTGCACGCACCTGGGTTGCTCGCCAACGTTCCGTCCTGAAGTGGCGCCTGCCGACTTGGGCAAGGACTGGGTTGGTGGTTATTTCTGCCCTTGCCACGGCTCCCACTACGACCTGGCCGGTCGCGTCTACAAGTCGCAGCCTGCACCTCTGAACCTGCCAGTTCCCCCGCATTCCTATGAGTCGGATGACATCATTGTCATCGGCGTCGACACGGAGAAAGCGTGATGAGCAAATTCATGGATTGGGTTGATGCGCGCTTTCCCGCGACCAAAATGTGGGAAGACCATCTCAGCAAATATTACGCTCCAAAAAACTTCAACTTCTTCTACTTCTTTGGCTCTCTGGCATTGCTCGTTCTGGTCAACCAGATCGTTACCGGTGTCTGGCTGACCATGAGCTACACCCCGTCGGCGGAAGAAGCGTTTGCCTCCGTCGAATACATCATGCGCGATGTCGAGTACGGCTCGATCCTGCGTCTGCTGCACTCCACTGGCGCTTCGGCGTTCTTCATCGTGGTCTACCTGCACATGTTCCGTGGTCTGCTCTACGGTTCGTACCAGAAGCCTCGTGAGCTGGTGTGGGTTTTCGGCATGCTGATCTACCTGGCGCTGATGGCCGAAGCCTTCATGGGCTACCTGCTGCCATGGGGCCAGATGTCCTACTGGGGTGCCCAGGTGATCATCTCGTTGTTCGGTGCGATTCCGGTCATCGGCGACGACCTGACCCAGTGGATCCGCGGTGACTACCTGATCTCCGGCATCACCCTGAACCGCTTCTTCGCCCTGCACGTCGTGGCCTTGCCGATCGTGATCCTCGGTCTGGTGGTACTGCACATCCTGGCGCTGCACGAAGTCGGCTCGAACAACCCCGATGGTGTGGACATCAAGAAGCACAAGGACGAGAACGGCGTACCGCTGGATGGCATTGCCTTCCACCCGTACTACACCGTGAAAGATATCGTCGGTGTGGTGGTCTTCCTGTTCATCTTCTGCTCCATCGTGTTCTTCTTCCCGGAAATGGGTGGTTATTTTCTCGAGAAGCCGAACTTCGAGCAAGCGAACGCCTTCAAGACCCCTGAACACATTGCCCCGGTCTGGTACTTCACGCCGTTCTACGCGATCCTGCGGGCGATTCCGGACAAGCTGATGGGCGTTATCGCCATGGGCGCGGCCATCGCCGTGCTGTTCGTCCTGCCGTGGCTGGACCGCAGTCCGGTCAAGTCGATGCGCTACAAAGGCTGGCTGAGCAAGATCTGGCTCGTGGTGTTCTGCATCTCGTTCGTGATCCTGGGCGTGCTGGGTGTACTGGCACCGACACCGGAGCGTACGTTGCTGTCGCAGGTTTGCACCTTCCTGTACTTCGCCTACTTCATTCTGATGCCGTTCTATACCAGGCTCGAGAAGACCAAACCGGTTCCGGAAAGGGTGACTGGCTGATGAAAAAGCTATTTGCTGTACTGATTCTTGCTGCTATGCCTGTATTGTCCTTCGCGGCCGAACACGGTGGTCCAGAGCTGGAAAAAGTCGACATCGACGTTTCCGACAAGGCTGCCATGCAGGACGGCGCACGGACGTTCGCCAACTACTGCATGGGCTGCCACAGTGCCAAGTTCCAGCGCTACGAGCGTGTAGCCGATGACCTGGGCATTCCCCATGAAATGATGCTCGAGAAACTGGTGTTCACCGGTGCCAAGCTGGGCGATCACATGACCATCGGCATGCAGCCTGCGGATGCCAAGACCTGGTTCGGCGCCGCGCCGCCGGATTTGACCCTGGTCGCCCGCGTACGTGGAACTGACTGGCTTTATGGTTACCTGCGTTCGTTCTACGAAGACCCTGCGCGTCCATGGGGCGTGAACAACAAGGTCTTCCCGAACGTCGGCATGCCTAACGTTCTGGTCGGCCTCCAGGGGCGCCAGGTGGTAGGCTGCAAACAGGTTCAGATCGTCGAGGGTGGTAAAAAGCAATTCGATCCGCTGACTGGCACCGCTTTGACGCATGAAGCCTGCGACCAACTGACCGTATTGCCGAACACCGGTAGCCTGACCCCGGAGCAGTTTGACGAGAAGGTCAAGAACCTGGTGACCTTCCTGGCCTACTCGGCCAACCCGGTGAAGCTGGAGCATCAGCGCATCGGTACCTATGTATTGCTGTACCTGGCGTTCTTCTTCGTATTCGCTTACCTGCTCAAGCGTGAATACTGGAAAGACGTGCATTGATAAAGCTGTAAGCCGTTGCTGTTAATCGTGCGCGCCCAAGGGCGTCTCTAGAAATGTAACGAGCCTGGTCAGCCAGGTGTTACGGGAGACGCTCTCTGGGCGCGCTCGTTTTTCCGTTTTTCGATAATTTCAACAAGCGAGGAGGATCGCCATGGGCGTGACCAATCGGTTGGCCTGTTACTCCGACCCCGCCGACCACTATTCCCACCGGGTACGCATCGTACTGGCAGAGAAGGGTGTCAGCGCCGAGATCATTTACGTCGAAGCGGGCCGTCAGCCGCCGAAGCTGATCGAAGTGAACCCTTACGGCAGTCTGCCCACACTGGTCGATCGTGACCTGGCATTGTGGGAGTCGACCGTGGTGATGGAATACTTGGATGAGCGTTATCCGCATCCGCCTTTGCTGCCGGTGTACCCTGTCGCACGCGCCAACAGTCGTTTGCTGATCCATCGCATCCAGCGTGACTGGTGCGGGTTGGTGGATCTGATCCTGGATTCCCGGACCAAGGAACCCGCGCGGGTCGTGGCACGTAAGGAACTGCGTGAAAGCCTGACTGGCGTATCGCCGTTGTTCGTCGACAAGCCGTTTTTCCTCAGTGAGGAACAAAGTCTGGTGGATTGCTGCCTATTGCCCATACTCTGGCGTTTGCCGATTCTGGGTATCGAACTGCCGCGGCCTGCCAAGCCGCTGCTTGATTATATGGAGCGCCAATTCGCGCGTGAGGCTTTCCAGGCGAGTCTGTCTGGTGTCGAA harbors:
- a CDS encoding cytochrome b — its product is MSKFMDWVDARFPATKMWEDHLSKYYAPKNFNFFYFFGSLALLVLVNQIVTGVWLTMSYTPSAEEAFASVEYIMRDVEYGSILRLLHSTGASAFFIVVYLHMFRGLLYGSYQKPRELVWVFGMLIYLALMAEAFMGYLLPWGQMSYWGAQVIISLFGAIPVIGDDLTQWIRGDYLISGITLNRFFALHVVALPIVILGLVVLHILALHEVGSNNPDGVDIKKHKDENGVPLDGIAFHPYYTVKDIVGVVVFLFIFCSIVFFFPEMGGYFLEKPNFEQANAFKTPEHIAPVWYFTPFYAILRAIPDKLMGVIAMGAAIAVLFVLPWLDRSPVKSMRYKGWLSKIWLVVFCISFVILGVLGVLAPTPERTLLSQVCTFLYFAYFILMPFYTRLEKTKPVPERVTG
- a CDS encoding cytochrome c1, yielding MKKLFAVLILAAMPVLSFAAEHGGPELEKVDIDVSDKAAMQDGARTFANYCMGCHSAKFQRYERVADDLGIPHEMMLEKLVFTGAKLGDHMTIGMQPADAKTWFGAAPPDLTLVARVRGTDWLYGYLRSFYEDPARPWGVNNKVFPNVGMPNVLVGLQGRQVVGCKQVQIVEGGKKQFDPLTGTALTHEACDQLTVLPNTGSLTPEQFDEKVKNLVTFLAYSANPVKLEHQRIGTYVLLYLAFFFVFAYLLKREYWKDVH
- a CDS encoding glutathione S-transferase N-terminal domain-containing protein; the protein is MGVTNRLACYSDPADHYSHRVRIVLAEKGVSAEIIYVEAGRQPPKLIEVNPYGSLPTLVDRDLALWESTVVMEYLDERYPHPPLLPVYPVARANSRLLIHRIQRDWCGLVDLILDSRTKEPARVVARKELRESLTGVSPLFVDKPFFLSEEQSLVDCCLLPILWRLPILGIELPRPAKPLLDYMERQFAREAFQASLSGVERDMR
- the petA gene encoding ubiquinol-cytochrome c reductase iron-sulfur subunit → MSNDGVNAGRRRFLVAATSVVGAAGAVGAAVPFVGSWFPSAKAKAAGAPVKVNVSKIEPGQQMIAEWRGQPVFIVRRTEEILGNLKKIEGQLSDPTSKNSTQPTYVDPETRSIKPEVLLLIGICTHLGCSPTFRPEVAPADLGKDWVGGYFCPCHGSHYDLAGRVYKSQPAPLNLPVPPHSYESDDIIVIGVDTEKA